The proteins below are encoded in one region of Lactuca sativa cultivar Salinas chromosome 3, Lsat_Salinas_v11, whole genome shotgun sequence:
- the LOC128132644 gene encoding myosin-2-like — translation MSTKGMLQDNLPIMPSDVIELQKLIIKGDMSLTQKEQENTALRDQIKQFETHWSKHEIKMKSVEETWQKQIASLQVTLPFYPFTIWNFVL, via the exons ATGTCTACAAag GGTATGTTGCAAGATAATCTTCCGATTATGCCCTCGGATGTTATAGAGCTGCAGAAGCTGATCATCAAGGGAGACATGTCCCTGACTCAAAAGGAGCAAGAAAATACAGCTTTGAGGGACCAAATTAAACAATTTGAAACACATTGGTCTAAACATGAAATTAAAATGAAGTCTGTGGAGGAAACTTGGCAAAAACAGATTGCTTCTTTACAGGTCactttaccattttacccttttacaATTTGGAATTTTGTCTTGTGA